AGGAAGCTACCGTACAAGTAATTTTGAACAGCTGATCCATTTGAAAAAATCACTTGAGGAAGCCGCTGATGATCCAACGGTCAAACAGGTTGTTGTGATGGCACACCATCCGACCCGTGACCCGCTCCCAACAAAAAACAGCCAGCTGAACGATCAAAAAGAGTCGGAATTACTTGAACAATGGTTAACTGCTTTCCGCCAAGATTCAGGCGGGAAAGGTGCGATTTATATTAGTGGACATGCTCATACCGTTCATAGTGAGCGTGTAGAAGGGGTACCGTATATGGTGGTCGGACCCGCCGGGAAAATTCCTTATGGATCAGCGGATGAAGGCGGATTTTACTCATGGACCTTGTTTGGTGTTGATCCAAAAGCTGGACCTGACAGAGTATTCGGTCCGGAAAAAGCTTCATTAGCCAGTAAAAAAGCTGATCGAAGCTGGATCCAGGCTGAGGTGAGACCGATGCTAGAATCGATTACAATGGATGCGCCATCTGCCATCAATGCTGGCGAAACCGTTAAAATCAGCGCTTCTGGCCATCAAGTTGGAGATCTCACAGTGCCTCTACGTTATCCTGCAACCGTAACTTGGAACGGCAGCGAGAACGTCTTTGTTGGCACAGGTCAAAAGTTAAAACGAGCAGAAGTATCCGGGCGGTACGATGCCGCGTTTAATCCGGAGAAGGGAGAATTAAAAGCTCTTCGTAAAAGTAAAATTACATTGGAGATTGAAGCGAACGAAAAAATGACTGAAAAAGAAATCGTCATTCATTAGGTCGAGACAAATAGAAAAACATACTAAGATTAGCAGCACAGACCACGGCCATGGTCTGTGCTGCTATTTTTATAGTAAAAGTGAAGAATAGGTCGTGACAGCCCCAGAACCTTGAGTTCATATTAAAAAAACTGGTCTACTTCACTGTCAATCACAGGATTCAATTTGTCCAACCAATACAGTGACAAAAGCAAAAAAGAGTAAATCTAAGTGATAAAATATTGTTGGTAAAACATCTCTTAAAATATGGTATTTTTAAGAGGTATTTTTTCAAAACGTAAGTATTTATATTAGTTTTTCATGAGAGGTGCTATTTTCAGGTGCAGAAAACGATTTTGCTTGTTGAAGACGATCCGTCGATTAGTAATATGGTAAAAAAGTATTTAAGTAATGAGGGTTTTAACGTTGTATGTGTTTTTGATGGCGAGGAAGCAGCAAGAGTCTTTATGCGCGAACAATATGATTTAGTATTGCTCGATTTAATGTTGCCAAAGTTATATGGCTTAGATCTGCTTCAAATGGTGAGAGCAAAAAGCTACATCCCGGTCATTATTATGTCAGCTAAAGAAAGTGAAGTGGATAAAGCGCTCGGTCTTGGGTTTGGTGCAGATGACTACATCACAAAACCATTTTCGATGATTGAACTGGCAGCAAGAGTGAAAGCGGCCATAAGAAGATCTACACAGTACATAGAAAGTGATACGCTGGTAAGAAAATCAGTCATTAAAGTACATGAGATAGAACTGGATACAGAGAATCATCGTGTGATAAAGAACGGCGTTGAGATCAACTTAACATCAAAGGAATGGAAGATTCTCTGTCTGTTTTTTGAAAATCAGAAAAAGGTTTTTACAAAAGAACAGATTTATCGTTCCGTCTGGAGCGATGATTACTATAGTGATGAAAATATTATTAACGTGCACATAAGCCGTCTGAGAGAAAAAATTGAAGATACCACATCCAAACCTGCTTATATTAAGACACTATGGGGGATTGGGTACAAGCTGGGAGAATTTTAAATGATCACTATATTAAGCTGTGTCATTATAGCTCTTCTTTTCTGGAATATCTATCAATATCAATCAAAGAAGGCAAGAGATAGGGATATTACTTATATAAAAGATAAACTTGAACAGATGAAAACCTCACAATCAAGTCAGAAAATTCTCGTCGTAACTGCTGATAGGCAACTTATCGACATGCTTGATCTGTTAAATCAACTCGCAGGTCATCATCAAGAAAAAGAACGTCAGTATAAAAAAATGGAAGCCTCGATGAAACGGATGTTGGCAAACGTTTCTCATGATCTGAAAACACCGCTTACCGTGATCGCAGGCTATGTTGAAATTCTTCAGAACCAACCTCAAATTATTGAACAAGAAAGAGCGCGTTTGCTGGAACAAGTACATACTAAAACAATAGAACTCATTACGTTAATGAATACATTTTTCGACTTGGCCAAGCTAGAGTCTGGAGATAAAGATATTCCGCTAGAAAAAGTTAATTTAACTGAGATCTGTAAAAATAACATTTTATTGTTCTATGAATGGATCCAAACAAAAGGTCTGGAAGCTGTTATCGAGATTCCAGAGAAACCTATTTTTGCACTTGGCAATGAGGAGGCATTAAACCGAGTATTAAGTAACCTGATTTCAAATGGTCTTCGCTATGGTGCAGATGGTAAGATGATCGGTTTAAAAGTATTTTGTGATGAAACTCTTGTCTATGTTGAAATCTTTGACAAGGGAAAAGGGATTAATGAAACCGAGCAGGAACGTGTATTTGAACGGATGTTCACGCTTGAAGAGTCAAGAAACAAAGCATTCCAAGGCAGCGGTTTAGGTTTAACTATTACAAAAAAGCTGATTGAAGAGATGCAAGGAGAAATTTCAGTACAATCGAAGTCATTTGAAAAAACGTCATTTACATTTTCATTAAAGCGTCTTAATAAGTAGCTCGCTTATTTCTTAAGATTTTCGTAAGAATTATGACAGAAATAAGCAAGTATCTCCAGGTAGAATAAAGACAATTAGAAAACGAGGAGGGCCATCATGGATTATGTTGTACAGACAAGAAATCTAACAAAAACATTCCAAGGACATGATGCTGTATCTAACGTAACGATGAATATTAAACAAGGTGAAATTTACGGGTTTATTGGACCGAATGGTGCGGGTAAGTCAACGATCATGAAGATGCTGACAAATATGATTAAACCTTCACATGGTGAGATTACTGTCTTTGGGACGCTATTAAAACACGATTCATTCGATTTTTTAAAGAGAATAGGCAATATGATTGAATATCCTATTTTTTATGAAAAAATGACCGCACTAGAAAATTTAGAGCTTCATTGTGCGTACATGGGATATCATAA
This window of the Bacillus gobiensis genome carries:
- a CDS encoding response regulator transcription factor encodes the protein MQKTILLVEDDPSISNMVKKYLSNEGFNVVCVFDGEEAARVFMREQYDLVLLDLMLPKLYGLDLLQMVRAKSYIPVIIMSAKESEVDKALGLGFGADDYITKPFSMIELAARVKAAIRRSTQYIESDTLVRKSVIKVHEIELDTENHRVIKNGVEINLTSKEWKILCLFFENQKKVFTKEQIYRSVWSDDYYSDENIINVHISRLREKIEDTTSKPAYIKTLWGIGYKLGEF
- a CDS encoding sensor histidine kinase is translated as MITILSCVIIALLFWNIYQYQSKKARDRDITYIKDKLEQMKTSQSSQKILVVTADRQLIDMLDLLNQLAGHHQEKERQYKKMEASMKRMLANVSHDLKTPLTVIAGYVEILQNQPQIIEQERARLLEQVHTKTIELITLMNTFFDLAKLESGDKDIPLEKVNLTEICKNNILLFYEWIQTKGLEAVIEIPEKPIFALGNEEALNRVLSNLISNGLRYGADGKMIGLKVFCDETLVYVEIFDKGKGINETEQERVFERMFTLEESRNKAFQGSGLGLTITKKLIEEMQGEISVQSKSFEKTSFTFSLKRLNK